The Maniola jurtina chromosome 25, ilManJurt1.1, whole genome shotgun sequence genomic sequence TGCATGATAGGAAGATTGAAGCATTTTATCCGCTCAAAGATAAAAAGAAacatattttagcgtttaaacgaTCAACATGCGTAGCGGAGAACATTTTTGCTGGAGTGTAAGTGTAAAAGTGAAATAAGTGTGCAAGTGAGCGTGTATGTGTAAGCAAATGTGTTTGTAATTTAAATTACGCAAGACGGCGAATAATGTACGCTTGTTAAAAAAACGTATACTCAATGTATACCTAAACTTGTTGTAATACTGTCATTGATTACGCTGTGGCAACGATTTCGTATTCTTCGACTGGAGTAATAGTGAATTTGAGTGGGTAGATCCCTAAATTGTATCTTCATCTGAAAGCggaaaaaaatcaatatattGTTTTCTCTGTAAGTGAATTTTGTTAATAATGCTTTGAGAAAATGAATTCCTTAACGCAATTTTGTGTGGTTTACAGGCGAAACTTCTATTGACTGCCAGCAGGATCCGGGGGCGGATGCAAGCGAGGCGAAGCAGGAAGAGACAGAGGAAAAAGGGACAGAGGCAAAAGCACCGGAGGTGAAAAGGAGGAAAAGACGTCGAGGCGTGAAAAGACTAGGAGGTAGCAGAATAGGAATGATACGGCTGCCGAAATATAAGAAAAAACCACCCACGTGCGGTACAGAAGGAAATAAGACAAGCGAACAAATGAACACACACACGGGCAAGTTAAACAAGCTGGATATGAGATACGGCGGGAAGTGGAAAAACTTGGACTGCCCAACCCCTGTCGCTTGTGACTTAGTCGGGGGAAGTCACGGAGGAAGCGAAAGGCCACTGCCTGTAAGTGGTAGCCGTTCTCTCGTGGACACCAACGCAACCCCTGGCTCTTCCGCAAGCGATCATGCGGGTGGAATCTGGGGAAGTCAAGGAGGAAGCCAAAGGCCGCTGCCATTAACTGGTAGCCGATCTCTCGTGGGCACCAACGCAACCCCTGGCTGTTTCGCTAGCGATCATGCGGGCGGAGCCTGGGGAAGTCATGAAGGAAGCGAAAGGCCGCTGCCATTAACTGGTAGCCGATCTCTCGTGGGCACCAACGCAACCCCTGGCTGTTTCGCTAGCGATCATGCGGGCAGAGTCTGGGGAAGTCAAGGAGGAAGCGAACGGCCGCTGCCATTAACTGGTAGCCGATCTCTCTTCGGCGCCAACTCAACCCTTGGCTTTTCCGCTAGCGATCATGCGGGCGGAGTCTGGGGAAGTCAAGGAGGAAGCGAAAGGCCGCTGCCATTAACTGGTAGCCGATCTCTCGTGGGCACCAACGCAACCCCTGGCTGTTTCGCTAGCGATCATGCGGGCGGAGTCTGGCGATGTCAAGTAGGAAGCGAAAGGCCGCTACCATTAACTGGTAGCCGATCTCTCGTGGGCACCAACGCAACCCCTGACCGTTTCGCTAGCGATCATGCGGGCGGAGTCTGGGGAAGTCATGGAGGAAGCGAGAGGCCGCTGCCACTAACTGGTAGCCGTTCTTTCGTGGACACCAACGCAACCCCTGGCTTTTCCGCTAGCGATCATGCGGGCGGAGTCTGGCGAAGTCAAGGAGGAAGCGAAGGGCCGCTGCCACTAATTGGCAGCCGTTCTCTCGTGGACACCAACGCAACCCCTGGCTTTTCCGCTAGCGATCATACAGCCGCAGTCTGGAGAAGTCAAGGAGGAAGCGAAAGGTCGCTGGCATTAACTGGTAGCCGTTCTCTCGTGGACACTGATGCAACTCCTGGCTGTTCCGCTAGCGAACAAGCGGGCGAGCAGAGACCGCTTTCTGATCACCACCCACACTCGGAACAGTCGAACACAACTGCTGGGGCCGCGCAAACCGAAGTCGAGGACAGGGCGAACGTTGAATGCCAGCAGGATCCGGGGGCGGATGCAAGCGAGGCGAAGGAGGAAGAGACAGAAGAAAAAGAGGCAGAGGGAAAAGGGACAGAGGAAAAAGCACCGGAGGTGAAAAGGAGGAAAAGACGTCGAGGCGTGAAAAGACTAGGAGGTCACAGAATAGGCATGATACGGCTGCCGAAATATAAGAAAAAACCACCCACGTGCGAGACAGAAGGAAATAAGACAAGCGAACAAATGAACACACACACGGGCAAGTTAAACAAGCTGGATATGAGATACAGCGGGAAGTGGAAAAACTCCGACTGCCCAACCGCTGTCGCTTGTGACTTAGTCGGGGGGAGTCAAGGAGGAAGCGAAAGGCCGCTGCCTCTAAGTGGTAGCCGTTCTCTCGTGGACACCGACGCAACCCCTGGCTGTTCCGCTAGCGAACAAGCGGTCGGGCAGAGACCGGCTCCTAACCACCAACCACACTTGGAACAGTCGAACACCACTGCTGGGGCTGGGCAAACCGAATTCGAGGACAGGCCGAACGATAGCCACGCTAATCCCTACGAAACCCCGATCCAGACGTGGGCAGTCAGTGGCCCTGGTGGTTATATCTTCACTCGACGATTCCCAGCAACAAACACAACCAGCCCAACACACGTACTTAAGACCAACGTCCAGAAACCACCTAAAATACGGACACACCCACGTTTTAGGAAGCGGAACAGGACTAAGCTAACACATCAACCGGAAACGGTCATCGAGCCAACCGaataagcaattttttttcatataaagtatagcctggatgtcacccgggcctttacaacgaataagttgacacctcattcatcaaaatcggcccagtagtttaggcgctacggtggaacacacagaatctggatacaaacatacagatatacatacatagactgctaaaatcattacccttccttttggctttgccgcagtcgggtaaaaataaggCCATCGAGACGAGATAAAAAACGTAAACGAGCTGACCGTACTAATTTGCGAAAGcaagcaattatttattatctctgTCCCTATCTCTCGTACGCAATAATATTGTCAGTTTGTATAAATTCTTTGTCTCGTCTCGTTACGTCTTTAACTATAAGAATACTTCTTGGGTTTAAAACGAAAAATTTAACGCAATTTAATATTgatgtattaacagggctctctccgtcactcgtttcatacaatcgtagttccaatttcatttgaatattaagcaaccaaagtccatgaaattttgcagacatattctagaaactaatatctgtgtcttaggtgttttagatttttctaaaaatatgtagttttaaaattacaggggctcaaagatttgtatgaaaatttttaagaccgcgtaactttgaaaccgaatattttaacagaaatctggaaaaccacaaacatagatattagtttctagaatatgtctgcaaaatttcatggattttggttgcttaatattcaaatgaaattggaactacgattgtatgaaacgagtgacggagagagccctcttaagtcaaaaataaataaactctgCAAATGATGTAAACTTTTGTGAGAGTTTTCTCAACGACAGCTACTCGCTATAggacgcgacaggtcgagatgacaatcggggtatgaggcgggggccacgcgtcacccgcgctatcccgcatcaaattcaaattcaaaatatttttattcaattaaacttttacaagtgcttttgaatcgtcaaaataatctaccactggtttggaatgccgttcctaccgagaagagccagtaagaaactcggcgggaACAGCATCggattagcgcgggggctgtgcgggtgtgcggggtgtccccacctCGATagccatctcggcctgtcgcgtacATAACCAATAAAGCTAGTTAATGTTATTATAAGTGTACGGATGTAAGTAGTAGTTAAGTTTACagaaatatacctatatattttgtttattatcagATTGTTGTTTAATTTAAACCAACCCGATAGCTTAGGTTATACACGTCTAGTCACAGGTCTAGACACGTGCGTAGTATTTTGAGGTCTTAGGTACGCAAGAAAGGATTGAATCTATACCTcgcgcaaaaaaaaaaatcaaaaatataatctacCATTTCAGTATCTATTCTAGCTACTAGCAAAGGTATTATTtagtattaagaggggtctctccgtcactcgctccatacgaacgtagttcgtctcttattggaatactaaccaatcatactcaatggaattttgtagaaacgttccgggaactaatatttatgtctgtggtttttcagatttccgttaaaatattcggtttcaaagttttgtggtcttaaaaattcacatacaaatctttgagcccctgtaattttaaaaccacacatttttagaaaaatctaaaacaccacaggcacggatattagttttagaatatatctgcaaaatttcatagactgattggttaatattcaaatgaaattggaactacgattgtatggagggagagagccctgttaaatgctTCTAGGTAGATTGAATTTTACAAAAGTTAAcactataataaaaacaaactaGTGAATTAagattcttaaatatatttttttaggtagCTTCAAAtaatctaaggctgagatctatagagcgcactttgactttgctcagacttaagacactgttaaaacaagacagcgttataccgctggcataaatctgtctcgtttcaactgaaacttaagtctaaacaaaatcaaagtgcagtctatagatttcaaccttagtgatAGCTTgatgaaatacaaataattaTGAGAATTATTTGTTGTTTCTTGGTTTAGTGGCTTTTGGTAGTGCCACGGCACAATTTACTTCGCCAATATGAGAATTATTTCCGTATTTTCATTTCTGTACTTTCAAGATTAGCTCAATCAAATCAATGGTCATTGCtctttggcatgcagatagatattatgacgtagatattagACCAGTAGACCAGTAGACCTTAGGGGAtgaattattgaaaattcaacccctcggggggtaaaataggggtttgaagtttgtgtagtccacgcggatgaagtcgcgggcataagcttgtataatataaatagtggATATGTACGTAGTACGATTAATGCGAAGTTTTGGACTATCAACGATATTTCGACCTAGTTGGAAGAGTCGTTGGACGGGACTGCGGTACTGCGAGAGGTGAAGTCCGAGTTGTCATGGGCAGAATCGATTTCCCCGCTAgcttgttctttttttttctctctcgtctggctttacaaagattagccaatgtcaagtttgtagttatttgtaacaagctagttaaactatacaagcatggaccccgtctgtgccggcgctcgccgatatACGCGCGGCAcgcccttagagcgctttccagtcagttttaacaaaaaaaaacactccaaaaagggcagagcacgcccgccagctaacaccaacacagacgaagtccagctTGTTCTTTTCACTGAAACTTCACGAGCTGTACATACGGCAATATTCACTCACAAGATCAATTAAATcataatcaaaatcatttattcacaagtgtaaattaaaaatttataacacccccgacaagtgaaggttacagtaagaactagaaaagaagaagagctgataactttcaaacggctgtaccgattttcttggattatagctaagaacactctcgatcaagccacctttcaaacaaaaaaaactaaattaaaatcggttacttagtttaggagctacgatgccacagacagatacacagatacacacgtcaaacttataacacccctctttttgggtcgggggttaaaaataggtactattatacATCTTTTGTTCGTCCGATCTGCTAGATTTCAAAGATGGTGGATAtactggtgataattaattacgtaaacttaaaactaaagctacgagggttccaaacgcgcccaagtctgagtaGAGCCCAAGGTCACTCTTAACTTTGGATGTCGTTACGACGCTACCTTGATTTGCATGATTCTATCAATTCGTTGGACTTCGTTTTAGCCACTGAGGAGTCCACGTGGCCTCTTCCCACCTCTATCATTATACCTCTCGATGGtaccataagtaggtatattgtataatCATCAGAGTTGCATAAGTTTGCAATGGTTCAAATTAATAATGCATAGTGTGCAACCGAACCTTCGGTTTAAAAAAATAGGCTAAATGTGCTCAAGTTTTGGCGAAACCGAACGCTTCCAGGGAAACAACGTACTGTTTGTGTCAATTATGGCACAAACgtattaataataactagctgttCCCCGCGGTGTTACCCGCGGTGAATAAGTTTgtgaatttcggttttttaaaatcccacgggaaccaAGAAATTctacgggataaaagtagcctatgtgttaatccagggtatcgTCTATCTTCGtttaaaatttcagccaaatcggttcattagttgtgGCGCAAAGGAGTAAAAACGTGATTtacgatttttcaaaatcccacgggaaccatggaattttacgggataaaaagtagcctatgtgctaatccagagtataatctatgtttactccaaattttagccaattccgtccagtagtttttgcgtgaaggagtaacaaacatacacacactcacacccacacatacaaactttcgcctttataatattaagtgtgatactGTAGGTACAATAGTAACATGAGTACTTGAGTAGGAACCTATGTGAACGACTTGCCTAgtgcaaatcaaatcaattaagcctcaatagctcaaccggtaaaggagtagACTGAAAACCGCAAGgttgacggttcaaaccccgcccgttgcactattgtcgtacctactcctagcacaagcctgacgcttagttggagaggaaaggggaatattagtcattaaattggctaatattctttttttttttaaataataataacataggtacataagtatGCCAACTATGCCACAAAAGTACTACCTACTCATTGCTATCTatctaatctatacatataataaaattgtagaaaagtggtgtctgtacaatggaaatatataaaaaaaaagtagcaggggttgttattatatcgatgccgaacccgaaattgtaattttttttttttttgtctgtttgtctgtgtgtttgtgcacgctaatatcagaaacggcttattcgatttagatacggttttcactaatatattgtagtaagcttcacttaacatttagtgtttatttcatgtcaatcggttcataaataaaaaagttatgtcaatttaaagaatcacgctgcccgaaaagtcactattccacgcgaacgaagtcgcgggcacagctagtctataTTAAAACT encodes the following:
- the LOC123877979 gene encoding uncharacterized protein LOC123877979 isoform X4, whose amino-acid sequence is MLLVIHNIPMHMKFYDVKNLIQEKCGFKEVILDNFTAEGNNNKRVTVGLADEGDAALLVRKINGLFLSGCQLFVEDMRQKKSSEQPYRPIDNPHVPQPRPDKIAQYNRPDARMPTGMPAQSAPSMTPMPPVQMAYSNLPFYMSPVQASYPTYENQAAQAASKPPLHAAYYPTQHQQPGVENQWNILPAYASQPAKQHSPAPVVNSRDSEWEERDPSRSPSRSPDRDDDWRDSKRHAEPSRSERGRRSPERDRERYGKKASKSSRRIESGGRSRRDIRDRSPPRSREDSRSSRHDEDLMQSKSSSYVERSPPRDRAFERHRRDDRRSFEQRDRRRSGDRRGRDRDRKRSPEKSRDYDNSDDDSDYDKHREDHEHDRRNYGKKNRYSYSDASSSSSKTYGNDPDNSTFSVSNANIFDKRGNARDDSFSGKESGTKRGSFDRKAAPTPKRARKDQDKDAGAAPKVDAAKPIEPPAPDMRKMIIRHNNWRYQVASILAQQIMSAARGPGPIPNKAHIFKELKKCVVARIDVRLGDTIVKSLMEMIESYRSRFPPEDDVTFFNAVMEKIEHDEKESAASAASGETSIDCQQDPGADASEAKQEETEEKGTEAKAPEVKRRKRRRGVKRLGGSRIGMIRLPKYKKKPPTCGTEGNKTSEQMNTHTGKLNKLDMRYGGKWKNLDCPTPVACDLVGGSHGGSERPLPVSGSRSLVDTNATPGSSASDHAGGIWGSQGGSQRPLPLTGSRSLVGTNATPGCFASDHAGGAWGSHEGSERPLPLTGSRSLVGTNATPGCFASDHAGRVWGSQGGSERPLPLTGSRSLFGANSTLGFSASDHAGGVWGSQGGSERPLPLTGSRSLVGTNATPGCFASDHAGGVWRCQVGSERPLPLTGSRSLVGTNATPDRFASDHAGGVWGSHGGSERPLPLTGSRSFVDTNATPGFSASDHAGGVWRSQGGSEGPLPLIGSRSLVDTNATPGFSASDHTAAVWRSQGGSERSLALTGSRSLVDTDATPGCSASEQAGEQRPLSDHHPHSEQSNTTAGAAQTEVEDRANVECQQDPGADASEAKEEETEEKEAEGKGTEEKAPEVKRRKRRRGVKRLGGHRIGMIRLPKYKKKPPTCETEGNKTSEQMNTHTGKLNKLDMRYSGKWKNSDCPTAVACDLVGGSQGGSERPLPLSGSRSLVDTDATPGCSASEQAVGQRPAPNHQPHLEQSNTTAGAGQTEFEDRPNDSHANPYETPIQTWAVSGPGGYIFTRRFPATNTTSPTHVLKTNVQKPPKIRTHPRFRKRNRTKLTHQPETVIEPTE